The genomic region AGCGTCTTCGCCACGGGCCTTTCGGGAACGTTGCTCTCGACTGCTCTGGGCCTCAGCACAGGAGGATCCGCTCAATGACCGGCAGGAAACGGGTGCTCAGCGGCATGCAGCCGAGCGGATTGTTGCACTTGGGGAATTACCTCGGCGCGCTGGAAAACTGGAAAGCGCTGCAAGATCAGCATGAGTGTTACTTCTTCGTCGCCGACTGGCACGCCCTCTCGTCCAACTATGCGGACACCAGCCGGATCCGGGAATTCGTGCGCGAACTATTGATCGATTGGCTGGCGGTCGGCATCGATCCGGTCCGCTCCACGGTCTTCGTCCAGTCCCGAATCCCCGAGCACGCCGTGCTGCATCTCCTCTTCTCGATGATCATTCCGGTGTCCTGGCTCGAACGAAATCCGACCTACAAGGAGAAACAGGAAGAAATCAAAGAGAAGGATCTCAGCACCTACGGCTTTCTCGGCTACCCGGTCCTTCAGGCCGCCGACATCCTCCTGTACAAGCCGGACTTCGTGCCGGTCGGCAAGGACCAGCTCCCGCACCTGGAACTGACCCGGGAATTGGCCAGGCGATTCAATAGTCTCTACCGTCCCGTGTTCCCGGAACCGATGGAACTCCTGACCAAGTTTCCCAAAGTCCTGGGCACCGACGGCAGAAAGATGAGCAAGAGCTACGGCAACACCATCAATCTCTCCGACACCGAACCGGTCGTGCGCCAGAAATTAAAGACGATGATGACCGATCCGGCCCGCGTCCGGCGCCATGATCCGGGCAATCCCGATGTGTGCCCGGTCTTTGACTTCCACAAAATTTTCTCACCCCTTCCGGTCATCGAGCAGATCAACCGGGAGTGCCGCACGGCGGCGATCGGCTGCATCGATTGCAAGAAACTCGTCGCCGACCGGCTGGTCGAACGGATGACGCCGATCTGGGAGGCCCGTACCGCCCTCACAAAAGACCCATCCCGCCTCGAGGAGATCGTCGAAGAAGGGAGCCGCAAGGCCGGAGAGGTCGCCAAGGCCACCCTGCACGACGTCACCGAGGCCATGCGGATCTAGTCCGCCATGCCTTCGCCCAGGCCGCCATTCCAGACACTCCATACTGTCGCGCGGTTTTCGTCGCGACGCCGGACCGTTCGAATCATCGCCCTGATTGGTCTGCTGAGCTGCGTCGCCCGCAGCGTCGAGGCGGCCGATCCACCGTGCGATCGATATCCGCCGGCCAAGCAAGCCCGCTGCGCCGACATTTGGAAGGGACTGAATCGGGAGGACGGGCCGGCCATCGCGCAATTCGGCTTGGAACAGCAACGGCGCCGGGAGGCGGGGCAGCTAACGGCGGAGCAACATCTCGCTCAAAACATGGAGTTTATCAAGCGCTCGACCGAGCGGCGGTTGGAACGGCTCAAGGAGCGGATGGCGAACGAGTAGCCGTCACAAGTCTTCGCGCTTCGGGGCTTCCACCGTTCGACCGGCCGAATCGAGCAACTCCCGGCTGACGATGATCGGCGCGTTGAAGTGAATGGCGAGCGCGATCGAATCCGACGAGCGGCTGTCGAACACCTTCGTATCCCCTCTGACGGCCACCGTCAGCGCCCCGTAGTACGTGCCGTCCTTCAGGGTGATGATCGTCTGGGTGACCGTTCCACCGTAGGACTCGAGGATCGTATGCATCAGGTCATGCGTCAGGGGACGGGAAAGTTTTTCATGATTAAGCGCGCCCTGAATCGACAAGGCTACGGTCAGATCGACGAAGATCGGAATCGCCTTTCCTTCCGCCTGCAACAGGACGACCGGTCCGTGATCGGACAGGCGCACCTTCACGTCGGCAATCTTGACCGGCTCGGAGGATTTCGACGAGGCCTCTTCCGCAAGAGCGATAGACCAGCCGGCGCCTGCCAATAAGAGGGTGAACAGAATACTTCTGATCATTGGACACCTCCTCCAGTCGAACCTCCTCACTCGCCATCACATCCGTCGGCCCGAAATCTCTTGTGCTGCCCTCCCCAGGCGGATCACCAGCCATCCGAATGTGGCCCGCCCGGACCCGGCATTCGACCTCCCTGTCGCGTCGTCACTCGCGGATAAACTGGTTGGACTGTTTTTCCCAGCCGATTTCGGTTTCCGCTCCGTGTCCGGTCACCACGACCGTCCCGTCCTCCAGCGTGTACAGCCGCTCCCGAATCGACCGTTCGATGGTGTCGAAGTCCCCACCCCACAGATCCGTTCGCCCGATGCTGCCGCGGAACAATGTGTCGCCGGCCAGGACGAGTTTCTGACCCGGGAGATGAAAACTCATGGATCCCGGCGTATGACCGGGCGTATGGAGGGCCACTGCCGTCTCGGAACCGAATGCGATCTTCTCCTCGTCCTGCAGCCAATGGTCCGGCGGCGGAACGGGTACATAGGGAACGCCGAACATCCGGCATTGCACGTCGAGCATGGTCCATAACTCACGATCCGCCGGGTGCAGGCAGAGCGCGGCGCCTGTCGCCTTCTTGATCTCGCCGGAGGCGAGGAAATGATCGAAGTGCGCGTGCGTGTGGAGAACCACGGCGACCGACAGACCCAGCTGGCGGACCTCGCTCAGGATGCGTTCATGGGCGCCACCCGGATCGACGACGATAGCCTGCCGTGAGACGGGATCTCCCAGGATCGAGCAATTGCATCCGAGAGGCGGCACGGAAAACGTTTTGCGGATGAAATCGGCCATGGCGCGGTCTGCTCCAACTCTCTTCTTCCTCTCGGTTGAGGATAGCCTGCGCAATACCGGAGGGTCAAACGGCGACGATTCGAGAATCCTCATGGACAAGTGCCGAT from Nitrospira japonica harbors:
- the trpS gene encoding tryptophan--tRNA ligase, whose protein sequence is MTGRKRVLSGMQPSGLLHLGNYLGALENWKALQDQHECYFFVADWHALSSNYADTSRIREFVRELLIDWLAVGIDPVRSTVFVQSRIPEHAVLHLLFSMIIPVSWLERNPTYKEKQEEIKEKDLSTYGFLGYPVLQAADILLYKPDFVPVGKDQLPHLELTRELARRFNSLYRPVFPEPMELLTKFPKVLGTDGRKMSKSYGNTINLSDTEPVVRQKLKTMMTDPARVRRHDPGNPDVCPVFDFHKIFSPLPVIEQINRECRTAAIGCIDCKKLVADRLVERMTPIWEARTALTKDPSRLEEIVEEGSRKAGEVAKATLHDVTEAMRI
- a CDS encoding bifunctional nuclease family protein translates to MIRSILFTLLLAGAGWSIALAEEASSKSSEPVKIADVKVRLSDHGPVVLLQAEGKAIPIFVDLTVALSIQGALNHEKLSRPLTHDLMHTILESYGGTVTQTIITLKDGTYYGALTVAVRGDTKVFDSRSSDSIALAIHFNAPIIVSRELLDSAGRTVEAPKREDL
- a CDS encoding MBL fold metallo-hydrolase, with the protein product MADFIRKTFSVPPLGCNCSILGDPVSRQAIVVDPGGAHERILSEVRQLGLSVAVVLHTHAHFDHFLASGEIKKATGAALCLHPADRELWTMLDVQCRMFGVPYVPVPPPDHWLQDEEKIAFGSETAVALHTPGHTPGSMSFHLPGQKLVLAGDTLFRGSIGRTDLWGGDFDTIERSIRERLYTLEDGTVVVTGHGAETEIGWEKQSNQFIRE